The following coding sequences are from one Lolium rigidum isolate FL_2022 chromosome 6, APGP_CSIRO_Lrig_0.1, whole genome shotgun sequence window:
- the LOC124661661 gene encoding chloroplast stem-loop binding protein of 41 kDa a, chloroplastic-like, with protein sequence MAMAATATAAAGAVAAFTSGRRISTSPPSSLSSPFLPRAAGAIVARRRRAAPTARRAAAAVSVRAQAQKSVLIVNTNSGGHAVIGFYFAKALLAAGHSVTVLTVGEEGSDKMKKPPFSRFSELTSAGASTVWGDPADVGAAVGGASFDVVLDNNGKDLDAVKPVADWAKSAGVGQFLFISSAGIYTLTDQPPHVEGDAVKESAGHVGVEKYIAAEFGSWASFRPQYMIGSGNNKDCEEWFFDRIVRKRPVPIPGSGMQLTNISHARDLGSMLTLAVENPDAAAGKIFNCVSDRAVTLDGLAKMCAAAAGTTAEIVHYDPAAAGVDAKKAFPFRNMHFYAEPRAAKEVLGWTSSTNLPEDLKERFAEYASSGRGEKAMTFDLDDKILSAVGAAPVSVAA encoded by the exons ATGGCCATGGCCGCCACAGCCACAGCCGCAGCGGGCGCCGTGGCAGCATTCACCTCAGGCCGCCGCATCTCGACCTCGCCTCCGTCGTCACTCTCATCGCCATTCctcccgcgcgcggccggcgcGATCGTGGCGAGGAGACGACGTGCGGCGCCGACAGCCCGCCGTGCCGCGGCTGCCGTGTCAGTGCGCGCCCAGGCCCAGAAGAGCGTGCTGATCGTCAACACCAACAGCGGCGGGCACGCGGTCATCGGGTTCTACTTCGCCAAGGCGCTCCTCGCCGCTGGGCACTCCGTCACCGTGCTCACCGTCGGCGAGGAGGGCTCCGACAAGATGAAGAAGCCGCCCTTCTCCCGCTTCTCG GAACTCACGAGCGCCGGGGCGAGCACGGTGTGGGGCGATCCGGCGGACGTCGGCGCGGCGGTCGGCGGAGCCTCGTTCGATGTCGTGCTCGACAACAACGGCAAGGACCTCGACGCCGTCAA GCCGGTGGCGGACTGGGCCAAGTCGGCCGGCGTGGGGCAGTTCCTGTTCATCAGCAGCGCCGGGATCTACACTCTCACCGACCAGCCGCCACACGTCGAGGGG GACGCCGTGAAGGAGAGTGCCGGGCACGTCGGCGTGGAGAAGTACATCGCGGCGGAGTTCGGCAGTTGGGCCTCGTTCCGGCCGCAGTACATGATCGGCTCCGGCAACAACAAGGACTGCGAGGAGTGGTTCTTCGACA GAATCGTGCGGAAGCGGCCGGTGCCGATCCCGGGGTCGGGGATGCAGCTCACCAACATCTCCCACGCGAGGGACCTGGGCAGCATGCTCACGCTCGCCGTCGAGAACCCCGACGCGGCGGCAGGGAAGATCTTCAACTGCGTCAGCGACCGCGCCGTGACGCTCGACGGCCTGGCCAAGATgtgcgcggcggccgccggcacCACGGCTGAGATCGTCCACTAcgacccggccgccgccggcgtcgaCGCCAAGAAGGCCTTCCCCTTCCGCAACATG CATTTCTACGCGGAGCCTCGGGCGGCCAAGGAGGTGCTCGGGTGGACGAGCTCCACGAACCTGCCGGAGGACCTGAAAGAGCGCTTCGCCGAGTACGCAAGCAGCGGCCGGGGAGAGAAGGCCATGACCTTTGATCTCGACGACAAGATCCTCAGTGCCGTCGGCGCCGCGCCAGTCAGCGTCGCCGCCTAG